One segment of Ricinus communis isolate WT05 ecotype wild-type chromosome 8, ASM1957865v1, whole genome shotgun sequence DNA contains the following:
- the LOC112536490 gene encoding auxin-induced protein 15A-like: protein MGVRLPGVLAKQIFRQSAFVASKASSASLDVPKGYTAVYVGEGRKKRFLVPVSYLNHPSFQGLLSMAEEEFGFDHPMGGLTIPCREDIFHNVISNLSR from the coding sequence atgggTGTTCGCTTGCCTGGTGTCCTTGCTAAGCAAATTTTCCGCCAGTCTGCATTTGTAGCTAGTAAAGCATCCTCAGCTTCTTTGGATGTCCCAAAAGGATACACAGCAGTTTATGTTGGTGAAGGCCGAAAGAAGAGATTTCTGGTGCCTGTATCCTACTTGAATCACCCTTCATTCCAAGGTTTGCTTAGCATGGCTGAAGAGGAGTTCGGTTTCGACCATCCTATGGGTGGTTTGACAATTCCCTGCAGAGAAGATATTTTCCATAATGTCATTTCCAACTTGAGTAGATGA